From a region of the Deinococcus multiflagellatus genome:
- a CDS encoding beta/alpha barrel domain-containing protein has product MTPGPVQDVPAPDLFPAAFPDHTFPRLLWEGAPPATLPAQAWVTETTHRDGQQGGLPLTPETGLAIYDLMGRFTATSGALRQAEFFVYRPADRAMLEGALDRWRGGHPVEPTTWIRATRQDAALVAGLGVRETGMLASASDYHTFYKFRPGGRAQAARTYLDAVAAVLDAGLRPRLHLEDATRAPREFVLPLVEAVQALAAPYPAAQAPRIRVCDTMGVGLPLEGAAWPRSVPRLIRELIALGVPGEQLEFHPHNDTHLVVANSLAAVLAGCAAVNGTLLGKGERTGNAPLEGVVLHLIGLGLTGPADFTVLGELADLYEGLGQGVPAKYPLFGRDAHRTRAGIHADGLNKFWPMYAPFNVPALLGRPLELSLTKDSGLAGLIFLIKSHTGVELAKSHPGLQALHAELNAEFDAGRQTAVEWEEVAQRATALVAQ; this is encoded by the coding sequence ATGACCCCAGGCCCTGTTCAGGATGTCCCGGCCCCCGACCTCTTTCCGGCCGCTTTTCCGGACCACACCTTTCCCCGGCTGCTGTGGGAAGGCGCGCCCCCGGCCACCCTGCCGGCCCAGGCCTGGGTGACCGAAACCACCCACCGCGACGGCCAGCAGGGCGGCCTGCCGCTCACCCCCGAAACCGGGCTGGCGATCTATGACCTGATGGGCCGCTTTACCGCCACCAGCGGCGCGCTGCGACAGGCGGAGTTCTTCGTGTACCGCCCCGCCGACCGCGCCATGCTGGAAGGGGCCCTGGACCGCTGGCGGGGCGGCCACCCGGTAGAGCCCACCACCTGGATTCGGGCCACCCGCCAGGACGCGGCGCTGGTGGCCGGGCTGGGCGTGCGGGAAACGGGCATGCTGGCCAGCGCCAGCGATTACCACACCTTCTACAAGTTCAGACCCGGGGGCCGGGCCCAGGCCGCCCGCACCTATCTGGACGCGGTGGCGGCCGTGCTGGACGCTGGGCTGCGGCCCCGCCTGCACCTGGAAGACGCCACCCGCGCCCCACGCGAGTTCGTGCTGCCGCTGGTGGAGGCGGTGCAGGCCCTGGCCGCGCCCTACCCGGCGGCACAGGCGCCCCGCATCCGGGTGTGCGACACGATGGGCGTGGGCCTGCCCCTGGAAGGCGCGGCGTGGCCCCGCAGTGTGCCGCGCCTGATCCGCGAGTTGATCGCGCTGGGGGTCCCCGGCGAGCAGCTGGAGTTCCATCCCCACAACGACACGCATCTGGTGGTCGCCAACAGCCTGGCCGCCGTACTGGCGGGCTGCGCAGCGGTCAACGGCACCTTGCTGGGCAAGGGCGAGCGCACCGGCAACGCTCCACTGGAAGGGGTGGTGCTACACCTGATCGGGCTGGGCCTCACCGGACCGGCAGACTTTACGGTGCTGGGCGAACTGGCCGACCTGTACGAAGGACTGGGCCAGGGCGTGCCCGCCAAGTACCCCCTGTTTGGCCGCGACGCCCACCGCACCCGCGCCGGCATCCACGCCGACGGCCTGAACAAGTTCTGGCCCATGTACGCCCCTTTCAATGTGCCCGCCCTGCTCGGCCGCCCCCTGGAACTCAGCCTGACCAAGGACAGCGGGCTGGCCGGCCTGATCTTTCTGATCAAGTCGCATACAGGCGTGGAACTTGCCAAAAGCCACCCAGGCCTGCAGGCCCTCCACGCTGAGTTGAACGCCGAGTTCGATGCGGGCCGGCAGACGGCGGTGGAATGGGAAGAGGTGGCTCAGAGGGCCACGGCGCTGGTGGCGCAATAG